In Syngnathus typhle isolate RoL2023-S1 ecotype Sweden linkage group LG14, RoL_Styp_1.0, whole genome shotgun sequence, one genomic interval encodes:
- the arhgap39 gene encoding rho GTPase-activating protein 39: MAERLEWVEIIEPRTRERMYANLLTGECVWDPPPGVRIKRTGDNQWWELFDPNTSRFYYYNASTQRTVWHRPQGCDIIPLAKLQTLKQHTDAASPRHAAAGGAEGASADNSPGRNSGVSREGSTSSSLDQEGTDKQVGKDEAERTSPFRWNTGTKERMLIKVTDREPSFLSHQGNGYSPCDPPTPGGGTAARSRRSSGGGNPAPSEPDASPVPYPERRHSPFLKRAELGGTQRRSSAESQPSSPRYAYEPPLYEPPLYEEPPSEYQPPPIYEEPPSDIHLSESSFYGAGKSPARKTSVPLYHSPKQSPYGQLVLTRQKCPDKTQSLEYSPVGKEYVKQLVYVEQSSSSPRFKTADRLLRYGTTGGYGGSYGGSYTLQHSQSLIRDPRLLLDYSGEGGQRLLYEDSVSWSSSQTHSLSTSSAGAFSPGGNRKRKSRKPSLPQELARCAAPDGDFGGTASEAMLAQARLAWEAQQVMKQRSSWDSGQGGAQSSKDGYESDGAVPPPLPGPVVRAFSEDEALAQSDGHLWKRSTFERLGFPQALLEKSLSMQTSLASPETYLHPSQSEDLGACAQFEASRNARNMMPSASCGVFPEFTLRKPSSETDIENWASKHFNKHTQGLFRRKVSIANMLAWSSEPIKKPMIVTSDRSVKKEAVDIFKLIQTYMGDRRTKADPLNVALEVVVRGWSNQGLRDELYIQLCRQTTENFRYDSLERGWELMAICLAFFPPTPRFHNYLEGYICRHMDPLNDTKGVAISSYAKHCYRKLTKAALTGAKKGLQKPCLEEIQHARNAIFSPSMFGSSLEEVMALQRERYPDHQLPWVQTRLSEEVLGLNGDQMEGIFRVPGDIDEVNALKLQVDQWKIPTGLEDPHIPASLLKFWYRELEEPLIPHEFYDECVKNYDNAEAAVQVVLGLPHINKLVLCYLIRFLQVFAQPSNVSVTKMDVNNLAMVMAPNCLRCQSDDPRVIFENTRKEMSFIRLLIHTLDTSFMDTIL, translated from the exons ATGGCCGAGAG GTTGGAGTGGGTGGAGATCATCGAGCCGCGCACGCGCGAGCGCATGTACGCCAACCTACTGACGGGCGAGTGCGTGTGGGACCCGCCGCCGGGTGTGCGCATCAAGCGCACGGGCGATAACCAGTGGTGGGAGCTGTTTGACCCCAACACCTCGCGCTTCTACTACTACAATGCTTCCACGCAGCGCACCGTCTGGCACCGCCCGCAAGGTTGCGACATCATCCCGCTGGCTAAACTGCAGACGCTCAAGCAGCACACCGACGCCGCCAGCCCCCGCCACGCCGCCGCCGGGGGGGCCGAAGGGGCGTCGGCCGACAACAGTCCGGGACGCAACAGCGGGGTCAGCCGGGAAGGGAGCACCTCATCCTCCCTGGATCAGGAAGGGACTGACAAACAGGTCGGGAAGGACGAAGCAGAGCG CACGTCCCCGTTCAGATGGAACACAGGTACCAAGGAGCGCATGCTGATCAAGGTGACGGACCGCGAGCCCAGCTTCCTGTCCCACCAGGGGAACGGTTACTCGCCGTGCGACCCGCCCACGCCGGGCGGGGGCACGGCGGCGCGAAGCCGGCGTTCCTCCGGGGGCGGCAACCCAGCACCCTCGGAACCCGACGCCTCCCCGGTCCCGTATCCCGAGCGCCGGCATTCTCCCTTTCTGAAGCGCGCCGAGCTGGGCGGCACCCAACGACGCTCCTCGGCCGAGTCGCAGCCGTCGTCGCCCCGCTACGCCTACGAGCCACCGCTCTACGAGCCACCGCTCTACGAGGAGCCGCCCTCCGAGTACCAACCGCCGCCCATCTATGAGGAGCCGCCCTCCGACATCCATCTGTCCGAATCGTCCTTCTACGGCGCCGGGAAGTCGCCCGCCCGCAAGACCTCGGTGCCCCTCTACCACTCTCCCAAGCAGTCCCCTTACGGCCAGCTGGTTCTGACCCGACAGAAATGTCCAGACAAGACGCAAAGTCTGGAGTACAGTCCAGTGGGGAAGGAATACGTCAAGCAGCTGGTGTATGTGGAACAGTCGTCCTCTAGCCCTCGCTTCAAGACGGCCGACCGCCTGCTGCGTTACGGCACCACGGGAGGCTACGGCGGCTCCTACGGGGGCTCCTACACCCTGCAGCACAGTCAGTCGCTGATCCGAGACCCCCGCCTGCTGCTGGACTACAGCGGCGAGGGGGGCCAGAGGCTGCTCTACGAGGATTCCGTATCCTGGTCGTCCAGCCAAACTCACTCTTTGTCTACGTCCTCCGCCGGAGCCTTCTCCCCCGGCGGAAACCGCAAGCGCAAAAGCCGGAAGCCGTCGCTCCCCCAGGAGTTGGCTCGCTGCGCCGCCCCTGATGGGGACTTTGGGGGCACGGCGTCGGAGGCCATGCTGGCGCAGGCCCGCCTGGCGTGGGAGGCGCAGCAGGTGATGAAGCAACGCAGCAGCTGGGACTCTGGCCAGGGCGGCGCCCAGAGCTCCAAGGACGGCTACGAGAGCGACGGCGCCGTGCCGCCCCCGCTGCCGGGGCCGGTGGTGAGGGCTTTTAGCGAGGACGAAGCCCTGGCGCAAAGCGATGGACACCTCTGGAAGAGAAGCACCTTCGAGCGTCTCGGATTCCCTCAGGCCCTGCTGGAGAAAAGTCTCTCCATGCAAACCAGCCTGGCCTCACCCGAGACTTATCTCCATCCCTCACAG TCGGAGGACCTAGGAGCCTGCGCCCAGTTTGAGGCCAGCCGCAATGCCAGGAACATGATGCCGAGCGCCAGCTGCGGCGTCTTCCCGGAATTCACCCTGAGAAAACCGTCCTCCGAGACCGACATCGAGAACTGGGCGTCCAAGCACTTCAACAAACACACGCAG GGTCTGTTCAGGAGAAAGGTGTCCATCGCCAACATGCTGGCGTGGAGCAGCGAGCCCATCAAGAAGCCCATGATCGTCACTTCGGACCGCAGCGTCAAGAAGGAAGCGGTGGACATCTTCAAGCTCATCCAGACCTACATGGGGGATCGCCGCACCAAAGCCGACCCCCTCAACGTAGCCCTGGAG gTGGTGGTCCGCGGATGGAGTAACCAGGGACTCCGTGATGAGCTCTACATCCAGCTGTGCCGGCAGACCACGGAGAACTTCCGCTACGACAGTCTGGAGCGTGGCTGGGAGCTAATGGCCATCTGCCTGGCGTTCTTCCCGCCCACGCCGCGCTTCCACAACTACCTTGAGGGCTACATCTGCAGACACATGGACCCTCTCAACGACACCAAGG GAGTAGCTATTAGCAGCTATGCTAAACATTGCTACAGGAAGCTAACCAAGGCGGCACTGACCGGCGCTAAGAAG GGTCTTCAGAAGCCCTGTCTGGAAGAGATCCAGCATGCCCGCAACGCCATCTTCAGCCCGTCCATGTTTGGCTCTTCCCTGGAGGAGGTCATGGCCCTGCAGAGGGAGCGCTACCCGGACCACCAGTTGCCCTGGGTTCAGACCCGCCTGTCCGAGGAGGTCTTGGGCCTCAACGGGGACCAGATGGAGGGCATCTTCAG GGTTCCAGGAGACATTGATGAGGTGAACGCGCTCAAGCTGCAAGTGGACCAGTGGAAGATCCCAACGGGACTGGAGGACCCTCACATTCCAG CATCACTTCTGAAGTTTTGGTACCGCGAGCTAGAGGAGCCACTCATCCCACACGAGTTCTACGACGAGTGCGTCAAGAACTACGACAACGCAGAGGCCGCTGTCCAAGTAGTGCTGGGACTGCCGCACATCAACAAACTGGTGCTATGCTACCTCATTCGCTTCCTGCAG GTGTTCGCGCAGCCGTCCAATGTGTCGGTGACCAAGATGGACGTGAACAACCTGGCCATGGTGATGGCGCCCAACTGCTTGCGTTGCCAGTCGGACGACCCGCGCGTCATCTTCGAGAACACGCGCAAGGAAATGTCCTTCATCAGGCTCCTCATCCACACGCTGGACACCAGCTTCATGGACACCATCCTATAA
- the polr1b gene encoding DNA-directed RNA polymerase I subunit RPA2, with product MDALEDWNDVTESPSLKNLTDGSFSVLKERQCDAVQDLVKAHIDSFDQAIGQGLNSVVQAIPPLEFMVKGERISLAFIEATVHPPTVSKGSVCREMRVFPAECRARRSSYKGRIVADVSWSVDGVPKGIIKQGLGQIPIMVKSKLCNLHGMTPQQLVQHHEEAEEMGGYFIVNGIEKVIRMLIMPRRNYPIAVSRAKWKNRGHGYTQYGLSMRCMKENHTAINMHLHYLENGTIMLNFIHQKELFFLPIGFMLKALVDLSDLEIFSELIKGMEENSLYRSAACEMLRLVSAQGCTSRSKVLDYLGGRFRVKLNLPEWYTDRQCADFLLDECICIHLRTGMEKFRLLCLMCRKLFSFAKQECLEENPDGIACQEVLTPGQLYLMFLKEKMCMWLLSVKAAVEKRVNHLKGGWTAENLIKMFNLGTDLSKPFEYMLATGNLSSKTGLGMLQNTGLCVVADKLNFIRYLSHFRCVHRGAAFTKMRTTSVRKLLPESWGFLCPVHTPDGEPCGLMNHMTASCQVVTASSSTVGLPAILCSMGVTPVDATPTSPFADCYPVLLDGALVGWVEERLAPDVVDSLRRFKVLQEKKVSPWTEIIQVPKTGKASLYPGLFLFTTPCRMMRPVRNLAVGKQELIGTFEQLYVNVAVKEAEVEAGVSSHQELFPHSMLSVVASFIPYSDHNQSPRNMYQCQMGKQTMGFPLHAFLERSDNKLYRLQTPQSALVRPSMYDHYQLDNYPSGTNAVVAVISYSGYDMEDAMIVNKSSWERGFAHGCIYKTELVDLAQKARGHDGVVFGAKPGDPKVNEQLDADGLPPVGAMLRYGDPFYSYINLNTGQSFVTFYKSQEACVVDNIKICGNDVGTGLFKRVCITMRVPRNPTIGDKFASRHGQKGILSRLWPAEDMPFSESGLSPDILFNPHGFPSRMTIGMLIESMAGKSAALHGLSHDATPFTFSEDNSALDYFGEMLRAGGYNYYGTERLYSGTSGLELEADIFIGVVYYQRLRHMVSDKFQVRTTGARDKVTNQPVGGRNVQGGIRFGEMERDALLSHGSSFLLQDRLFNCSDRSVAQVCVDCGSLLSPLLEKPPPSWSSTRHRRTVCTLCGKSDSVDSVSVPYVFRYFVAELAAMNIKVKLDIK from the exons ATGGACGCCTTGGAGGACTGGAACGACGTGACCGAAAGTCCGAGTTTGAAGAACCTGACGGACGGAAGCTTCAGTGTACTAAAAGAGAGACAATGTGACGCTGTACAGGATTTGGTCAAAGCGCATATTGACTCTTTTGATCAGGCCATCGGACAAGGACTCAACTCCGTTGTGCAG GCCATCCCGCCGTTGGAGTTCATGGTGAAGGGAGAGCGCATCAGTTTGGCCTTCATAGAGGCCACCGTCCACCCGCCGACCGTGTCCAAAGGCAGCGTGTGCCGCGAGATGAGAGTCTTCCCGGCGGAGTGCCGCGCCAGGAGGTCCTCGTACAAGGGCAGGATAGTG GCAGATGTGAGCTGGAGTGTGGACGGAGTCCCCAAAGGGATCATCAAGCAGGGGCTCGGGCAAATCCCCATTATGGTCAAGTCCAAGCTGTGCAACCTGCACGGGATGACGCCGCAGCAGCTGGTGCAACACCACGAGGAGGCTGAG GAAATGGGCGGCTACTTCATTGTGAACGGCATCGAGAAGGTGATTCGCATGCTGATCATGCCTCGGAGGAACTACCCCATTGCTGTGTCACGAGCCAAGTGGAAGAACAGAGGCCATGGATACACGCAGTATG GTTTGTCCATGCGCTGCATGAAGGAGAATCACACGGCCATCAACATGCACCTTCACTACTTGGAAAACGGAACCATCATGCTCAACTTCATCCACCAGAAGGAACTCTTCTTCCTACCCATTGGCTTTATGCTTAAG GCGCTGGTGGACCTGAGCGACCTGGAGATTTTCTCAGAGCTGATTAAAGGCATGGAAGAGAACTCGCTGTACCGCAGCGCCGCCTGCGAGATGCTGCGCTTGGTGTCGGCGCAGGGCTGCACGTCACGCTCCAAGGTCCTGGATTACCTGGGCGGACGCTTCCGCGTGAAACTCAACCTGCCCGAGTGGTACACAGACCGGCAGTGCGCCGACTTCCTGCTGGA CGAGTGCATCTGCATCCACTTGCGGACAGGCATGGAGAAGTTCCGGCTGCTGTGCCTGATGTGTCGCAAGCTTTTCAGCTTCGCCAAGCAGGAGTGCCTGGAGGAGAACCCAGACGGCATCGCCTGCCAGGAGGTCCTCACGCCGGGACAGCTCTACCTCATGTTCCTCAAG GAGAAGATGTGCATGTGGCTGCTGTCGGTCAAGGCGGCGGTGGAGAAGCGAGTAAATCACCTGAAGGGTGGCTGGACGGCGGAAAACCTCATCAAGATGTTCAATCTTGGAACCGACCTCAGCAAACCCTTTGAGTACATGCTGGCTACCGGCAACCTCAGCTCCAAGACGG GTCTGGGCATGTTGCAGAACACGGGCTTGTGCGTGGTAGCCGACAAGCTCAACTTCATCCGCTACCTGTCGCACTTCCGCTGCGTGCACCGCGGCGCCGCCTTCACCAAGATGCGCACCACGTCTGTGCGCAAGTTGCTGCCCGAGTCCTGGGGCTTCCTTTGCCCTGTGCACACGCCCGACGGCGAGCCCTGCGGCCTCATGAATCACATGACGGCCAGCTGCCAGGTGGTGACGGCATCCTCGTCCACCGTGGGGCTGCCGGCCATACTCTGCTCGATGGGTGTGACCCCCGTCGATGCCACCCCCACCAGCCCCTTCGCCGACTGCTACCCGGTCCTGCTGGACGGCGCCCTGGTGGGTTGGGTGGAGGAACGCCTGGCCCCCGATGTGGTGGATTCACTGCGCAGGTTCAAG GTTCTGCAGGAGAAAAAAGTTTCTCCCTGGACTGAGATCATTCAGGTGCCCAAGACGGGCAAAGCCAGCTTGTACCCGGGCCTGTTTCTGTTCACCACGCCGTGCCGCATGATGCGCCCTGTGCGCAACCTGGCGGTCGGCAAGCAGGAGCTCATTGGAACCTTCGAGCAG CTTTATGTGAACGTGGCCGTAAAGGAGGCAGAGgtggaggcgggtgtcagcagCCACCAGGAGCTCTTCCCGCACAGCATGCTCAGCGTGGTGGCAAGCTTCATACCCTACTCGGACCACAACCAGAGTCCCAGGAACATGTACCAGTGCCAGATGG GTAAGCAGACGATGGGCTTTCCCCTTCATGCCTTCCTGGAGCGTTCGGACAACAAGCTGTACCGACTGCAGACGCCGCAGAGCGCACTGGTACGTCCTTCCATGTACGACCACTACCAGCTGGACAACTACCCCAGTGGCACCAACGCCGTGGTGGCTGTCATCTCCTACAGCGGCTACGACATGGAGGACGCAATG attgtgaaCAAGTCTTCATGGGAGCGCGGCTTTGCCCACGGCTGCATCTACAAGACGGAACTGGTGGACTTGGCCCAAAAGGCACGAGGCCACGACGGCGTGGTGTTTGGGGCCAAGCCTGGAGACCCCAAGGTCAATGAGCAGCTGGACGCTGATGGACTTCCGCCGGTGGGCGCCATGCTGCGCTACGGAGACCCCTTCTACAGCTACATCAACCTGAACACCGGCCAGTCCTTTGTCACTTTCTACAA GAGCCAGGAGGCGTGCGTGGTGGACAACATCAAGATCTGCGGCAACGACGTTGGCACGGGCTTGTTCAAGCGCGTGTGCATCACCATGCGGGTGCCACGCAATCCCACCATCGGCGACAAGTTCGCCAGCCGTCACGGCCAGAAGGGCATTCTGAGCCGGCTGTGGCCCGCCGAGGACATGCCCTTCAGCGAGAGCGGCCTCAGCCCTGACATCTTGTTCAACCCGCACGGATTCCCCTCGCGCATGACCATCGGCATGCTGATAGAGAGCATGGCGGGCAAGTCGGCTGCCCTGCATGGCCTGAGCCACGACGCCACGCCCTTCACCTTCTCTGAAGACAACTCTGCCCTCGACTACTTCGGGGAGATGCTGCGGGCCGGCGGCTACAACTATTATGGCACCGAGCGCCTCTACAGCGGCACCAGCGGCCTGGAGCTGGAGGCCGACATTTTCATCGGCGTGGTTTACTACCAGAGGCTCAGGCACATGGTGTCCGACAAGTTCCAG GTCCGTACAACAGGGGCGCGCGACAAGGTCACCAATCAGCCGGTGGGCGGCAGGAACGTGCAAGGCGGCATCCGCTTTGGCGAGATGGAGCGTGACGCGCTGCTATCGCACGGCTCGTCCTTCCTGCTGCAGGACCGCCTCTTCAACTGCTCCGACCGTTCGGTGGCGCAGGTGTGCGTGGACTGCGGGAGTTTGCTGTCGCCGCTGCTGGAAAAGCCGCCGCCTTCCTGGTCATCCACGCGCCACCGTCGCACCGTCTGCACACTCTGCGGCAAGAGCGACTCGGTAGACTCGGTCTCCGTGCCATACGTTTTCCGCTACTTTGTGGCCGAGCTGGCCGCCATGAACATCAAAGTCAAGTTGGACATCAAGTGA
- the kdm4aa gene encoding lysine-specific demethylase 4A, protein MSDDSAAQNAAPCRIMTFTPSMEDFRDFRRYVAYMESQGAHRAGMAKVIPPKGWRPRKTYDDMDELVIPAPIQQVVTGQSGLFTQYNIQKKPMTVQEFRKTSNMDKFCHPRYVDFDELERKFWKNLTFNPPLYGADVSESLYDPDVSEWNIGRLQTILDTVENESGVKIKGVNTPYLYFGMWKAAFAWHTEDMDLYSINYLHFGEPKSWYAVPPEHGRRLERLAKGFFPGNAQSCEAFLRHKMTLISPSILKKYGIPFEKVTQEAGQFIVTFPFSYHAGFNHGFNCAESTNFAMERWIDYGKQATLCSCRQDMVKISMDVFVRKFQPERYKLWKAGKDNAPIDHTKPTPEAAIFQKESPPPDDDNAGEGDRSVASPRAQTAAKRPLDTTEDVKGEMAQEEAEPKKAKMESPAQVKPDTHGQTDELESKPQKKEKIEMEEEEEKPDRLESPSKKEEEAEPITNHVPDPAEDQVAAPCSAGAGGVSAHKAFQRTLSPADVLHVHSYAKGDYAEEEALPKDEHHGEGNKDTSKYQRCTKGALTRDDTTCGQQGAKEARGTTEHNDLGRLPGHHPLIKDALNDEEGPVEALPVEEGGLEGEGWAKPLAHLWQSRPPNMKKEREYNRKAGSKPPYCSVCSLFIAYQQAEVVSSANAPVMVAGGHMRTKPLIPETCFATTTEEDSECEEPPVTPRLEEDGTSVLVSCSHCSVRVHASCYGVDPACVSKEWKCARCKANAMTENCCLCCLRGGALQKANNNKWVHVLCAVAVLEARFINITERKPVDLSGIPLQRFKLKCYYCKKRMKKASGCCVQCSHGRCPTAYHPTCAQAAGVLMQPDDWPFVVHVTCCRHKGPAHIQRNKAAMQELTVGQKVICKHKNGRYYQCDVVQLSKETFYQVNFDDGSFSDNLFPEDIVSRDCAQLGPPPQGEVVQVRWTDGLVYGAKFVASRVVQMYLVEFEDGSQLTAKRDDVYSLDEELPKRVKSRLSKASDMRFDGIFEGKEIIRESKRQRVINSRYRGDYIEPVIYRTIME, encoded by the exons ATGAGCGACGACTCGGCCGCCCAGAATGCAGCTCCCTGCAGGATCATGACCTTCACACCGTCTATGGAAGACTTCCGAGACTTCCGCCGCTACGTGGCCTACATGGAATCTcagggagcgcaccgagcggggATGGCCAAG GTGATCCCGCCCAAAGGCTGGAGGCCACGGAAGACTTACGACGACATGGACGAGCTGGTCATTCCCGCGCCCATCCAGCAAGTGGTGACAGGCCAGTCGGGCCTCTTCACGCAGTACAACATCCAGAAGAAGCCCATGACCGTGCAAGAGTTCCGCAAGACCTCCAATATGGACAA ATTCTGCCATCCACGCTATGTGGACTTTGACGAGCTAGAGCGCAAGTTCTGGAAGAACCTGACCTTCAATCCGCCGCTCTATGGTGCCGACGTCAGCGAGAGTCTCTACGACCCG GATGTGAGCGAGTGGAACATCGGCCGACTGCAGACCATCTTGGACACGGTGGAGAATGAGAGCGGCGTGAAGATTAAAGGAGTCAACACGCCTTATCTTTACTTTGGTATGTGGAAGGCTGCGTTTGCCTGGCACACAGAGGACATGGACCTCTACAGCATCAACTACTTGCACTTTGGAGAGCCCAAGTCCTG GTACGCGGTCCCGCCGGAACATGGGAGGAGATTGGAGCGTCTTGCCAAGG GTTTCTTTCCCGGCAACGCTCAAAGCTGCGAGGCCTTCTTGCGCCACAAGATGACCTTGATCTCGCCGTCCATCCTCAAGAAGTACGGGAttccctttgagaag GTGACGCAGGAAGCCGGCCAGTTCATTGTCACCTTCCCGTTCAGCTACCACGCCGGATTTAACCACGGCTTTAACTGTGCCGAGTCCACCAACTTTGCCATGGAGCGCTGGATCGACTACGGCAAACAAGCCACATTG TGCTCGTGCCGCCAGGACATGGTCAAGATCTCCATGGACGTGTTTGTGCGCAAGTTCCAGCCGGAGCGCTACAAGCTTTGGAAAGCGGGCAAGGACAACGCTCCCATTGATCACACCAAGCCCACACCGGAAGCTGCCATCTTCCAGAAGGAAAGCCCGCCTCCTGACGACGACAACGCGGGTGAGGGCGACCGCTCGGTCGCCAG CCCTAGAGCTCAGACAGCTGCCAAGCGACCGCTCGACACCACAGAGGATGTCAAAGGCGAGATGGCCCAAGAGGAGGCGGAGCCCAAGAAGGCCAAGATGGAGTCCCCTGCTCAAGTCAAGCCAGACACACACG GCCAGACAGATGAATTGGAGTCGAAGCCTCAGAAGAAAGAGAAAATTGAaatggaagaggaagaagaaaagccTGACAGATTGGAAAGTCCATcgaagaaagaggaggaggcggagcctaTTACAAATCATGTGCCTGATCCCGCAGAAGACCAGGTGGCGGCGCCGTGCTCAGCGGGGGCGGGCGGTGTGTCGGCACACAAAGCCTTCCAGAGAACGCTGAGCCCTGCTGATGTCCTGCACGTGCACAGTTACGCCAAAGGAGACTACGCCGAGGAAGAGGCCTTACCTAAAGATGAACACCACGGCGAGGGCAACAAAGACACCAGCAAA TATCAGAGGTGCACGAAAGGGGCGTTGACTCGTGACGATACGACCTGTGGCCAGCAGGGGGCGAAGGAGGCACGGGGCACCACCGAGCATAATGATCTGGGCCGGCTTCCCGGACACCACCCGCTCATCAAGGACGCCCTCAACGATGAAG AAGGTCCGGTGGAGGCATTGCCCGTGGAGGAGGGAGGCCTGGAGGGCGAAGGCTGGGCCAAACCTCTGGCCCACCTTTGGCAGAGTCGACCCCCCAACATGAAGAAGGAGCGCGAGTACAACCGGAAGGCAGGGTCCAAGCCGCCCTACTGCTCCGTATGCTCACTGTTCATCGCCTACCAGCAG GCGGAGGTTGTGAGCAGTGCCAATGCGCCCGTCATGGTGGCGGGCGGGCACATGCGCACCAAGCCACTGATCCCGGAGACATGCTTTGCCACCACCACAGAGGAAGACTCCGAGTGCGAGGAGCCACCGGTGACGCCCCGTCTGGAGGAAGACGGGACCAGTGTCCTAGTCAGCTGCTCGCACTGCAGCGTCCGTGTCCACGCCA GCTGTTATGGCGTCGATCCCGCCTGCGTCAGCAAGGAGTGGAAGTGCGCCCGCTGCAAAGCCAACGCCATGACAGAG AACTGCTGCCTGTGCTGTCTGCGGGGTGGTGCGCTGCAGAAGGCCAATAACAACAA GTGGGTGCACGTCCTGTGCGCGGTTGCTGTGCTGGAGGCTCGCTTCATCAACATCACGGAGAGAAAACCCGTCGATCTGAGCGGCATCCCCCTGCAAAGATTCAAACTG AAGTGTTACTACTGCAAGAAGCGCATGAAGAAGGCGTCAGGCTGCTGTGTGCAGTGTTCGCACGGGCGCTGCCCCACCGCCTACCACCCGACGTGCGCGCAGGCCGCTGGCGTGCTCATGCAGCCCGACGACTGGCCCTTCGTGGTGCACGTCACTTGCTGTCGGCACAAAGGACCCGCGCACATACAG CGCAACAAGGCAGCCATGCAGGAGCTGACGGTGGGCCAGAAGGTGATCTGCAAGCACAAGAACGGCCGCTACTACCAGTGTGACGTGGTGCAGCTGTCCAAGGAAACTTTCTACCAGGTCAACTTTGACGACGGCTCCTTCAGCGACAACCTCTTCCCTGAGGACATTGTG AGCCGAGACTGCGCCCAGTTGGGTCCACCCCCCCAGGGTGAAGTGGTGCAGGTGCGCTGGACGGACGGCCTGGTCTATGGTGCCAAGTTTGTGGCCTCCCGTGTGGTCCAGATGTACCTG GTGGAGTTTGAGGACGGCTCTCAGCTGACGGCCAAGCGAGACGACGTCTACTCGCTCGACGAGGAACTGCCCAAGAGGGTCAAGTCCAGGCTG TCCAAAGCATCGGACATGCGCTTTGACGGCATCTTTGAGGGGAAGGAGATCATCCGGGAGTCCAAGAGGCAGCGGGTCATCAACTCGCGTTACCGCGGGGACTACATCGAACCAGTCATCTACAGAACCATCATGGAGTAG